The proteins below are encoded in one region of Toxoplasma gondii ME49 chromosome IV, whole genome shotgun sequence:
- a CDS encoding ATP-dependent hsl protease ATP-binding subunit hslU, putative (encoded by transcript TGME49_210730), whose translation MGRSPVFLCLSVGKVPYHTAMALPPASALREGLSFSASARTQRLFLSGARRQFHCLSRSGSSEFLFLPSSPTPLKTDSPLARRGFHASRKSIRGKTPGGVFPETFLRMLHSATPGVSSHGEKGSQENSDSADDQGVRKLQETVAPLSEPPLSLDNAEGTVRNEVSTTEPAEQIDDFTKDPDEIVAALDKYIVGQDTAKKSLAIALRDRWRRQQVKDEKLRREIAPNNLLLIGPSGCGKTELAKRLAAFAGAPFVKVAATRFTEVGFVGDDTSSIVHYLAQQAYTDEKERVKKLIHGEAAGRARQEVARALRAQGAVNDSEDVIAAMIKDGRLDDVEVEIDENLLQRHPEGPQDPLSALFSSLGKAMNSQRGGPLAPVGVGVPGPVSPEAFGLPAAPVPFVPPAGGRNKWNRGGAIPGLSFSLPIGIFGGGGQKGEVPQKKKVTVKQAIAAVTEHFANEMTDTETVQERARDAAENRGIVFIDEFDKLVEERSGSDSSAFRSKRVGVQRELLTLIEGTSVQTQIGVINTDHVLFIASGSFLACKPSDIIPELQGRLPIRCDLKPLTEENFVQILTETEYNLLDQQTALLATEGVKLIFEESGVREIARTSHHLNTMNANVGARRLKTVLAKVLEQTKFEAHKRQGSEVRVTKEMVEERLRPLMEQADLCKYIL comes from the exons ATGGGCAGAAGtcccgtttttctgtgtctttccgTCGGAAAAGTCCCCTACCATACCGCGATGGCACTTCCGCCAGCGTCTGCCCTTAGAGAGGGGCTTTCCTTCAGTGCCTCGGCGCGGACGCAGCGTTTATTTCTGTCAGGTGCTCGGCGCCAGTTCCACTGTCTATCCAGATCCGGTTCCTCtgagtttctgtttctcccctcttctccgaCGCCCTTGAAAACAGACTCGCCCCTTGCTCGGCGCGGCTTCCACGCGTCCAGAAAATCGATACGTGGAAAGACGCCCGGCGGAGTCTTCCCGGAGACGTTCCTGCGCATGCTCCACTCCGCGACTCccggcgtttcttctcatGGAGAAAAAGGTTCGCAAGAGAACTCCGACTCGGCTGACGACCAGGGCGTCAGAAAACTGCAGGAGACTGTAGCCCCGCTTTCGGAGCCACCACTGTCGCTTGATAACGCTGAAGGAACTGTGCGCAATGAGGTCTCCACCACTGAGCCTGCAGAGCAGATCGACGACTTCACCAAAGATCCGGACGAAATCGTCGCTGCCCTCGACAAATACA tTGTCGGTCAagacacagcgaagaaaagcttGGCCATCGCGCTGAGAG ATCGCTGGCGTCGGCAACAAGTGAAAGATGAGAAGCTGCGTCGGGAGATCGCGCCGAACAATCTCCTCCTCATTGGGCCGTCGGGATGTGGGAAGACG GAACTCGCGAAGCGCTTGGCAGCATTCGCCGGGGCACCGTTCGTCAAAGTCGCAGCGACTCGATTCACCGAAGTCGGTTTCGTTGGAG ATGACACGTCGTCCATTGTTCACTACCTCGCGCAG caAGCGTacacagacgagaaggagagagtgaagaaacTCATCCACGGAGAGGCAGCAGGTCGCGCCCGACAAGAAGTG GCTCGAGCTCTTCGGGCGCAAGGCGCAGTGAACGACTCGGAGGACGTCATTGCGGCCATGATCAAG GATGGGCGACTTGACGACGTTGAAGTGGAGATTGACGAGAACCTTCT GCAGCGACACCCTGAGGGTCCTCAAGATCCTCTTTCTGcgctcttttcgtctcttggAAAAGCCATGAATTCGCAGAGGGGGGGTCCGTTAGCTCCCGTCGGTGTCGGTGTGCCAGGTCCGGTCTCGCCGGAGGCATTTGGACTTCCCGCTGCTCCTGTGCCTTTTGTACCCCCGGCCGGCGGCCGCAACAAATGGAATCGCGGAGGCGCGATTCCTGgactctccttttctctccccatCGGGATCTTTGGAGGCGGCGGTCAAAAGGGGGAGGTCcctcagaagaagaaggtgac aGTGAAGCAAGCAATAGCCGCGGTCACAGAGCACTTTGCAAATGAAATG ACGGACACTGAGACGGTGCAGGAGAGGGCAAGAGATGCAGCTGAGAACAGAGGAATTGTTTTCATCGATGAGTTCGACAAACTTGTGGAAGAACGCAGCGGCA GCGACAGCTCAGCCTTTCGGTCGAAACGCGTAGGGGTTCAAAGGGAACTTCTGACTTTGATCGAGGGGACGTCGGTTCAGACGCAGATCGGCGTCATCAACACCGACCATGTGCTCTTCATCGCTTCAG GATCgtttcttgcatgcaaaccTTCAGACATTATTCCAGAGCTCCAG gGACGCTTGCCGATTCGCTGCGACCTGAAGCCCCTGACCGAGGAGAACTTCGTGCAGATTTTGACTG AGACCGAGTACAATCTCCTCGACCAACAGACTGCGCTGCTTGCCACG GAAGGTGTGAAGCTGATCTTCGAGGAGAGCGGCGTGCGTGAGATCGCACGAACTTCTCACCATCTAAACACAA TGAACGCAAATGTCGGTGCGCGGCGACTGAAAACTGTCCTGGCCAAGGTTCTGGAGCAGACAAAGTTCGAAGCTCATAAGCGTCAAGGTTCCG AGGTTCGTGTGACGAAGGAGATGGTGGAAGAGAGACTTCGACCCCTGATGGAGCAAGCGGACCTTTGCAAGTATATCTTGTAG
- a CDS encoding hypothetical protein (encoded by transcript TGME49_210715), with protein MSVSRSGLQTNLLAGARRSRETCWTDQGKRTRHPGGRWRRRAGGLSCTKKDGLRKTPRDCLWFDHAYTCFVGPVA; from the exons ATGTCTGTTTCTCGAAGTGGTCTGCAAACGAATTTGTTGGCAGGCGCTCGGCGTTCTCGTGAGACCTG CTGGACGGATCAAG GAAAGAGAACCAGGCACCCAGGCGGCCGCTGGCGCCGTCGAGCTGGGGGTTTAAGCTGCACGAAAAAGGACGGACTCCGTAAAACGCCGCGGGACTGTCTTTGGTTTGATCACGCTTACACTTGTTTTGTTGGGCCTGTCGCATGA